In Afipia sp. GAS231, a single window of DNA contains:
- a CDS encoding LuxR family transcriptional regulator, translated as MHRIFQRFIDLLSAAEDSAGFSDAMAVTAAALDLSCFAYLGLPRQSRGRPRLITTYPEEWTSHYLKSRYELIDPVIAQALQTPEPFQWGIGSRSPFDSPKHHQLLDEAAQFGIRTGFTVPIHDGRGPIAALTFAANKREAPFETCINSHARVLQLMAIYFHAHVRRKLTDQPKIGGILLSPRESECLQWAAQGKSSWEIGRILGISRHTVASYLDNAKQKLGVRTIVQAATRLSAAKQEEHN; from the coding sequence ATGCATCGCATCTTTCAGAGGTTCATTGATCTCTTGTCGGCTGCTGAAGATTCGGCCGGATTTTCTGATGCAATGGCCGTGACAGCTGCAGCTCTCGATCTATCTTGTTTTGCGTATCTCGGGCTGCCCCGCCAATCGCGCGGTAGACCACGTTTGATAACAACATACCCGGAGGAGTGGACCTCACATTACCTCAAGAGCCGGTATGAGCTTATCGACCCTGTCATCGCGCAAGCACTTCAAACCCCAGAGCCTTTTCAGTGGGGGATTGGATCGCGATCACCGTTCGACTCGCCCAAGCATCACCAGCTTTTGGATGAAGCTGCTCAGTTTGGCATCCGTACTGGCTTCACAGTTCCGATTCATGACGGACGTGGCCCGATTGCGGCACTAACCTTTGCCGCCAACAAACGAGAAGCGCCGTTTGAAACCTGTATTAACTCGCATGCACGCGTCCTTCAGCTTATGGCAATATATTTTCATGCTCACGTTCGCCGTAAGCTTACTGACCAGCCTAAAATAGGCGGAATACTTCTATCTCCTCGGGAGAGTGAATGCCTCCAATGGGCTGCACAGGGCAAAAGTTCCTGGGAAATCGGACGCATCCTTGGCATCTCAAGACACACCGTGGCTTCTTATCTTGATAATGCAAAGCAAAAGCTGGGGGTACGTACGATCGTACAAGCGGCAACCCGACTCTCGGCTGCAAAACAAGAAGAGCACAATTAA
- a CDS encoding acyl-homoserine-lactone synthase: protein MIQLITERCYGEFAEALISMHRLRYRVFKERLDWDVHTSGDMEVDSFDALHPAYLLQLATDGRPQGCVRLLPSVGPTMLSETFPVLLAGQRAPSTCSIWESSRFALDLAADAPKGKHAIACATYELFAGMIEFGLSRRLSDIVTVTDARMERILRRAGWPLRRLGNPRSLGNTMAVAGYLEISAEVLAAIRSAGGFTGPVLWEPVVLAVA from the coding sequence ATGATTCAGCTCATCACTGAGCGATGCTATGGCGAATTTGCGGAAGCTCTTATCTCGATGCACCGGCTCCGCTATCGGGTTTTCAAAGAAAGGCTGGACTGGGACGTGCACACCAGTGGGGATATGGAAGTCGATAGTTTTGACGCTCTCCATCCCGCTTATCTTTTGCAGCTAGCAACAGACGGTCGTCCACAGGGTTGCGTTAGATTACTTCCATCTGTCGGACCTACCATGCTGAGTGAAACGTTTCCGGTACTTCTAGCTGGTCAACGTGCACCGTCCACGTGCTCCATATGGGAAAGCAGTCGGTTCGCGCTGGATTTGGCTGCGGATGCTCCTAAGGGGAAGCACGCTATAGCTTGCGCAACATATGAATTGTTTGCTGGTATGATCGAGTTCGGCCTCTCGCGGCGACTTAGTGATATCGTCACAGTAACCGACGCTCGAATGGAACGAATCTTGCGCCGAGCCGGCTGGCCATTACGACGCTTAGGCAACCCGCGCAGCCTTGGAAACACCATGGCCGTTGCAGGATATCTCGAGATTTCCGCTGAGGTCCTGGCGGCGATTCGTAGCGCCGGTGGGTTCACCGGACCAGTCCTTTGGGAACCTGTCGTTCTCGCCGTCGCCTAA